The sequence AGCAGCTCTCCATGCCTCTTCATCCCCTCCACCTACTATTAACACCTTCTCTGCTGCCGCTGCCGCTGCTGCTGCTCCCTTTGATCCTAATTACAATAATAACCcttctcatcatcatcttcatcatcatcatcaacttctGCTTCAACCTCAgccccaaccccaaccccatCAGCATCAGCTTCTCAATAATCCAGGAGTACAATTGCACCGCCAATCAGCCACCCCCAAAAATCatgaggagaagaaagaaagcaacTTGGTCTCCATAAATAACAACCTGGAgattgaaagagagagatcatCATCGATATCGCAAGTGCCGATTAGTGATCCTTGGAGTAATGATGAATTGCTTGCACTGCTCAGGATCAGATCTACCATGGATAATTGGTTCCCTGAGTTCACTTGGGAACATGTCTCAAGGTACATACCTATATAATTATCTATATATCTACTAGTATAATTAATTCATCCAAATGCTTCTCTTTTGATGAACTATAGGGTTATCTTTATACGGTTATACCTAtgagatttgattttaaaaaaggtAGGCTTGATGCTTTATCAATGCTAATGGAATTTTAGTCACTGTTTACtagtatgagagagagagagagagagagagagagagagagagagagagagagagtgggaaAGGACCATCTTGGACATATTCactaaaaaacataaagatcCCCCCGTacacaatatattttttaattaattaattaggagcTGGCTAGCTTTTGGAGTACTATAGTGTGACTAAATGCTCTTACTTGCTCATTGCTTCTGCTGGTTTTATGCATATTTATGGTGTGAGCAGGAAGCTAGCAGAGCTTGGCTTCAAAAGGAGTGCCGAGAAGTGCAAAGagaaatttgaagaagaaagcaGATACTTCAACAACATTAACTTCACCAAAAACTACAGGTTTCTCAGCGACCTTGAGGAGCTCTGTCATGGCGGCGATGATCAAAACCCTGATCAGGCAGCTGCTGGGGCTGAAAACAAGAACCAACAAAAGGTGGAAAAGCCAAGCAATAATGAAGGAGATGAAGATAACAGGTGCCAGATTTTGGATGAAGACTCAACAAGAAATGAAACGGTTGTTGGCAGCAAGGAATTTGATGACCAggacaaagagaaagaggtcGTGGAAAGAACAAAGAGCAATGTTGTTAGGAAGAGAAAACGACAGAGAAGATTTGAGATGTTAAAGGGCTTCTGTGAGGACATCGTGAACAGGATGATGGCTCAGCAAGAAGAGATGCACAGCAAGCTTCTTGAAGACATGGTGAAGAGAAGTGAAGAAAAGCTTGCAAGGGAAGAAGCTTGGAAGAAGCAAGAGATGGACAGGATGAACAAGGAGCTTGAAATTATGGCACATGAACAAGCTATTGCTGGTGACAGACAAGCTACAATTATTAAGTTTTTGAAGAAATTCGCATCATCAAGTTCTAGTTCTACTTCTTCAGAACCCAGTCCTGATCATGATCATCGCACTAATTCATCTTCCTTGATTAATCATGCACGAAACCCTAATCATCCCACGTGTAGTCAGGAGAAAGAACCAGCATCATCTACAATAATTCAAAAGCCTGGTACTTCTTCCCACACTCTAAATAACCCCAGCACACCTATTTCATTAACTGAAACCCTTGCACCCCAAAGCCCTAGTTCAAGTACTCTTGCTCCAACTCCAACCATTCCAAAAGTCCCCATACCTCCAGAAAACCCTAGCTCTGATAATCTCAATACCCAAAACCCTACTCCCAATGACGATAAACAAGACCTCGGGAAGAGGTGGCCAAGAGATGAAGTGCTGGCTCTGATAAACTTGAGGTGCAGTCTCTTCAACAATGGCAGTGCTGATCAAGACAAGAATGGAGTTGTGAAAGCTCCTCTTTGGGAGAGGATCTCACAAGGGATGTTGGAGAAGGGTTATAAGAGAAGTGCAAAGAGGTGCAAAGAGAAATGGGAGAACATTAATAAGTActttagaaaaacaaaggatGTTAACAAGAAGAGGTCCCTTGACTCTAGGACTTGCCCGTATTTTCATCAATTAAGCACTTTGTACAATCAAGGCATACTTGTATCACCTTCTGATCATATTCAAGGGCCAGATGATCAAACCCGCTCGGCTTCGCCGGAAAACCAGTCTCTAGCTTCTCCGGTAGTACCGCAAACCGGCCTTGATTCTTCTGATCAAGGTAGGTCTAGTGCTGATGATGATTTATCTAAGCATAATATTATTGGTGAAGGTGAGAAAAACAATACGGTACAGCCAGTACCAGCAGCAGCTTTCGATTTTGAATTCTAATTAATTTGCATATTTGTGTGTGCATTCTCAATaacaatattaataatatgtgataactttttctttcttgtcgAGGTGAACATGTGGTAGCTAGTACTCAGTCgacatgaattttatttatttttattttttatggcgGATATATGTATGTTTAAACTTGTTCTTTAGTGAGCACCGACAGATAGGTTCAAATCAGgaccatattttaaatgagCTCTGCTGTCATTTTGTATTCGCCATATTTGCTCTCATTTTGCTGTATTCAGCAGGATAAATATCTTGGGTTGCTAGTCGCTAACTCcaattttctcattttatatattttaaacaatttCCACAAAATGAAGAGCAGTAATTTGTactatgatttttttattttattccaaagaaaatttactGTGGACTAAGAAAGAACTGTGATTAAAAAACTTAAACAAGCATGTGTTTTTAATCCCTATAAGAGTATTGCAGTTGTTACATCGAGTAATTAAGGGGAaagcaaaaaatataaatcCGTAGATCCcctatattattgttttatattaGCTAAGGTGTTACTGTTTTGGACAAGGTTTATTATATACagacaattttcttttcatttggtATCCTAAAATACGTGTATAGTGAGTTTAGATCTCGATTTCTTTGTGTAATTAGAATCTGAATCTCATTTTGATCATATAAAATTTAGagttagattaatttaatattatgtGACGGTGTGACAATTATTCCAAAGAACTCATCACGCTTAGTATTTAACAAACATATGTTGATCGGAACTCAAATTATTATACGAGTGCATGGCATAATATTAgtaatgaaaacaaagagtcattattttctttttttgggttgggcatggggttttgtttttgaactACGGAAGTATGCAAATTGACAACACAAGTGCATGTCTGCATGAAATAATGTTTTCTGATACCCACCGAACGCTCCAGAGCCCGTTGCAGCGGGTCAGTGAGCATAAGCCTTAGAGGAGGATACGTTGTCGTTTCCTTGTCCTGTTATTGATAAAAAGTCTCTCTCGGAATCGGAGCGGGGCCCAGAGAGACATTGGACATGATGGGCGAACAAATCATGCGCTGCCACATATCAACATCACATGTGATGGGTTTGTCCACACTCTATCACAGCCTCTCGCCTTCGAGAAAAACTTTATATCACAGAGAGCACCGTTTTAATATCCCTAACTAATCATCTGTCGCCAGCAGTGATAACTATTTAACATGATAATTACttgaaaatagcaaaataatcTTCACCCATGACATGCAAGTTTTTCTTCTCCACCTCACTCTTCTGCCCTCTGATAAAGCTCAACAATACTAAGGAACAGTAAACCAGCTGACATGGCCAGTGGGGCCACTCATCCAACGGCTCAGAATCTAAGATGTTGAGTcttcaattttgaaaataagtCAAAAGTCAACATTATCAACTTGGTATTCCATCACTGTTTGACTTTTACTTTATTACACTGGGTAACTAGAAGAAACATATTGAAAGAGGTTTGACCCATAACTGTTGCCTCGCGGAGAATGTTACTGTTGTGGGACACTATGCAATACGCAAATTTTTTGGTCGTTTTTATGGGGCATTGGGTCGTCagaatttagaaagaaaaaaaaaaaaaaaaaagctttgtACTTGTTGTGGGTTGGGTTTTTCTGAAACGTGGTTGTCAAATCCATGGCGTATGGATTGAAAGCTAAGCCCAATGTGAGATTAAGCAAATTATTAAGGCCCAAAATCAGCTCATTAAAACATTTCGGCCTTGTGAAGATAATGGGCCTACATTGAGGCCCAAGATCAGATCGTTAAGACATTTGGGCCTTTATAAGGAAAGATTTAATTGGTCGTGGTAAGTGGTAAATGGAGTTGAGATTTTGACCACCCCATTCTCTCTTGATCGAAGTCCAAGGTTGGTCTTGCTTGCCACCAACCGAGCCGATCTGTCAGTGAACCGACACAGCCTAAGGTTGGTCTTcgaaaataacaaattgaagaGCTTGGTTTGGTATGGGCGTTAATTGGTTCGCTTGCCCATCCCAAGAAGAACAACTTAGTTACAACAGGAATAGCAAAAGAATATCGCTACTAATATTATTTCAAGTGACCAATGATAATGCTTCATCTGTT comes from Prunus dulcis chromosome 6, ALMONDv2, whole genome shotgun sequence and encodes:
- the LOC117632779 gene encoding trihelix transcription factor GTL2, with protein sequence MFDGVPAEQLHQFIAASRTSLPLPLPLPLSSFPAALHASSSPPPTINTFSAAAAAAAAPFDPNYNNNPSHHHLHHHHQLLLQPQPQPQPHQHQLLNNPGVQLHRQSATPKNHEEKKESNLVSINNNLEIERERSSSISQVPISDPWSNDELLALLRIRSTMDNWFPEFTWEHVSRKLAELGFKRSAEKCKEKFEEESRYFNNINFTKNYRFLSDLEELCHGGDDQNPDQAAAGAENKNQQKVEKPSNNEGDEDNRCQILDEDSTRNETVVGSKEFDDQDKEKEVVERTKSNVVRKRKRQRRFEMLKGFCEDIVNRMMAQQEEMHSKLLEDMVKRSEEKLAREEAWKKQEMDRMNKELEIMAHEQAIAGDRQATIIKFLKKFASSSSSSTSSEPSPDHDHRTNSSSLINHARNPNHPTCSQEKEPASSTIIQKPGTSSHTLNNPSTPISLTETLAPQSPSSSTLAPTPTIPKVPIPPENPSSDNLNTQNPTPNDDKQDLGKRWPRDEVLALINLRCSLFNNGSADQDKNGVVKAPLWERISQGMLEKGYKRSAKRCKEKWENINKYFRKTKDVNKKRSLDSRTCPYFHQLSTLYNQGILVSPSDHIQGPDDQTRSASPENQSLASPVVPQTGLDSSDQGRSSADDDLSKHNIIGEGEKNNTVQPVPAAAFDFEF